GAGGTCGACGAGATTGTGACCGAGGTCCGCAAGCAGCTTCCGGATGTGCGCGTCGGAATGCATTGCCACAACGATTGCGGTCTTGGCGTCGCCCTGAGCCTCGCGGGCGTCCGTGCGGGGGCAGTGCAGATTCAGGGAACCATCAACGGCTACGGGGAGCGCAATGGAAACGCGAACCTGACCTCGATCATTCCGAATCTCGCTCTTAAATTTGAGCGGGAGATGAATTGCGCGGCAAATATCAAAAAGCTGCGGGATCTTTCTCTCTACATTGACGATCTGGCCAATCAGCGTCCGGACATCCGTGCTCCCTACGTTGGAGCGAGCGCCTTCGCCCACAAGGGTGGGGTTCACGCCGATGCCGCTTCCAAAGTGGCCCGTAGTTACGAGCATATCGATCCGGCCCTGGTCGGAAACCGTTCGCGGGTGCTGGTCTCCGATATGTCGGGGCGGAGCAGTATCATGATGAAAGCCCGCGAGATGGGGGTCGACCTTGAGTCCCGTTCTCCCGAGCTCAAGACTTTCCTCGAAGAGCTAAAGGATTTGGAGTTCCGCGGTTACGAATACGAATCGGCGGATGCCTCCTTTAAACTGCTCCTCGACAAATTCCTCCACGGGCGCAAGGACCGGATCAATCTTAAGGGATATCGGGCGATGATCTCCGAAGAGATTCACTCGGAGCGTGAACTGTACTCGGAAGCGACCGTAAAGATCTCGGTCGACGGATCCGAAAGCCACACCGTAGCCGAGGCCCGCGGCCCCATCGGAGCCTTGGACCACGCACTGCGCAAAGCGCTCTCGCCGATCTATCCGTTTGTGGAGGAGATGCGACTGGTTGATTTCAAGGTGCGGATCGTTGATAGCAAAGAAGGGACCGATGCCAAAATTCGGGTTCAGGTCGAATCGACCGACGGATCCCGTTCTTGGGGAACGGTCGGGGCTTCAGAGAACATCGTCGAAGCCTGTTGGGAGGCTCTCAAGGATGCCTACGAATTCAAGATCCTGCTCGAAGAGACCGGTGGTGAGGAAGTCGAGAAAGCTTCCCGTCGCATCGCCGTCGAAGCCTGATCACTCAAAGCCTCTAGTTTGATGGAATTGATTTTGCAGAATACTGCCTCGGGCAAGCGTGAACCTATTTTCGCCAGCGATGGCAAGACGGTCCGTTTCTATTGCTGTGGACCCACGGTCTATGGCCCCGCCCACGTCGGAAACTTTCGGACCTTCTTGGTTCAGGACCTCTTTCGCCGGGTCTGTGAAGCCTCGGGTTTGACGATGACCCACGTGCGGAACGTGACCGATGTCGACGATAAGACCATTCGGGAATCCACCGCCCAGAAGATCCCTCTGAAGGAGTTCACCCTTGGTTGGCAGAAACGATTTGAAGACGACTGCGCGGAATTGAATCTCCTCGCCCCCCATCATTCTCCCTCCGCGGTAGATCACATCAAAGAGCAGATCGATTTGATTGAGAAGCTCGTTGATCGCGGACACGCCTACAAGGGCGACGATGGATCGGTATATTTTCGCGTGTCCTCATTCGATCGCTACGGAGATCTCGCGCACATCCGCCGTGACGCGCAGAAAGAGAATGCGGACGGTCGTATCAACTCGGATGACGAGTACAGCAAAGATGACGTCGCCGACTTCGCCCTGTGGAAGGCGCGTAAGCCCGAAGATGGCGAAAACTTTTGGGAAAGCCCCTGGGGCGAAGGTCGCCCCGGTTGGCACATTGAGTGTAGCGCCATGAGTATGCGCTATCTCGGCCCGTCGATTGATGTTCATGGCGGGGGAGTGGATCTCACCTTTCCTCATCACGAGAACGAAGTGGCTCAGAGCGAGTGCGCGACGGGCGAACACTTCGTCCGCCATTGGTTCCATTCGGCCCACCTGATGGTCGAAGGGCGCAAGATGAGCAAAAGCCTTGGGAATCTCTACACCCTGGACGACCTCAAGGAAAAGGGCTATACCCCGCAGGAGGTCCGTTGGGCCCTCATGTCCGGCCACTACCGGAAGACCCTGAACTTCACCTTCGACGCCCTGAATGCCGGTCGCAAGGCCCTGACCCGCGTCAGTGCCCTCGTCCAGAAACTTGAAGAAAAAGGCGGTGAATCGAAAGATCTGCAACCGGATAACCTTGAAGGCGATTTTCAATCGGCATGGTCCTCGTTGTTGACCGACTTAAACGTGCCGCAGGCCCTCGGCTTCCTGATGAAGGAAATTACCCGAGGCGAAAAGGAAGGAGATTCATTGAGTCCGGAAGAAGCCGGAAAATGGCTGGCTTCCAGCCGTTTCCTCCTGACCGTGCTCGGCATCGACCTCGAGGCTTGGATGGCTCTGCAAAACGACGAAGCCGAAGAGTCCTCCGCTCC
This region of Puniceicoccus vermicola genomic DNA includes:
- the cimA gene encoding citramalate synthase; this translates as MDAPKISIYDTTLRDGSQGEGISFSVNSKIRVAQKLDQFGVDYIEAGWPGSNPRDLAFFEEARNLKLQHAKIAAFGSTRRANVDVEEDPQLRLLLDAETPVVTIFGKTWLLHVEKVIRTTGAENLAMIEDSVRFLGSQGREVIYDAEHFFDGYKDNAEFALDTLRAANRGGAEYLVLCDTNGGTQVHEVDEIVTEVRKQLPDVRVGMHCHNDCGLGVALSLAGVRAGAVQIQGTINGYGERNGNANLTSIIPNLALKFEREMNCAANIKKLRDLSLYIDDLANQRPDIRAPYVGASAFAHKGGVHADAASKVARSYEHIDPALVGNRSRVLVSDMSGRSSIMMKAREMGVDLESRSPELKTFLEELKDLEFRGYEYESADASFKLLLDKFLHGRKDRINLKGYRAMISEEIHSERELYSEATVKISVDGSESHTVAEARGPIGALDHALRKALSPIYPFVEEMRLVDFKVRIVDSKEGTDAKIRVQVESTDGSRSWGTVGASENIVEACWEALKDAYEFKILLEETGGEEVEKASRRIAVEA
- the cysS gene encoding cysteine--tRNA ligase, with translation MELILQNTASGKREPIFASDGKTVRFYCCGPTVYGPAHVGNFRTFLVQDLFRRVCEASGLTMTHVRNVTDVDDKTIRESTAQKIPLKEFTLGWQKRFEDDCAELNLLAPHHSPSAVDHIKEQIDLIEKLVDRGHAYKGDDGSVYFRVSSFDRYGDLAHIRRDAQKENADGRINSDDEYSKDDVADFALWKARKPEDGENFWESPWGEGRPGWHIECSAMSMRYLGPSIDVHGGGVDLTFPHHENEVAQSECATGEHFVRHWFHSAHLMVEGRKMSKSLGNLYTLDDLKEKGYTPQEVRWALMSGHYRKTLNFTFDALNAGRKALTRVSALVQKLEEKGGESKDLQPDNLEGDFQSAWSSLLTDLNVPQALGFLMKEITRGEKEGDSLSPEEAGKWLASSRFLLTVLGIDLEAWMALQNDEAEESSAPAEIVKMAEDRWAAKKEKNFAEADRLRDAIQSAGWQVKDTPEGFELTEA